The region TTTTATATTCTTATTTATCCAATCAAATTCACTGCATTATaatttaaattcataaaattataGTGTAATTACAAACATGTAAgtaaaaacataaatataaagaaaaattcaCATTATATAAAACTTACACTTTTGATGCAGCACTATAACTTGTATTTGTTTTAGGATACAGTGcacaaattaaattattttcatgtaTAAAGTTCAAAGCATAATGGCAACACTTTATTGGCCAATTAGATGGACAAAACTTGATGTCAAATAGATTACCTTCAACTTTGTCTTTCATCTTcctaaataatttataaaattaattattatcacAAATGTAGAAAATATAGTCTGTaatgtaaattataataatacataTGCTCACGGATTTTTTATTTGTACATATATGTCCTTTTCTTTTATGTCTATAATTTTTGCATAATGTTTATCTTTGGACACTTCATtctcaatttttacaaaatcgcCAATTGTAATAAATGGGTCATCTTCTTCTAGTGTAGGTACATTAATGACAAAATTATCAAGGTCTAGTCTGAGTGTTTGTTTCTTTAAGTTATGTTTTGATGCTCTTAATTGGAATTCAAATGTTtccaaatataaaaaaattttaaataataccaAGTAATTTTTAGGTTCTATTTTCTTTACATGTGGAAAACTATTAATAAGTTCTATATAATCTTTGGACAATGAATTTTGTTTGGAGTCttctaatttataatttttataagctGCTTTTAATGCAGGAGGTGGTTTAAAATGTTGTAAAGGTAATAATTGTAATACACCATAGCTAGTGCAGTGcctaaaattaaatgaaacattaatGTGAATTAAAATAAGTGCCATGTCTGCTGTTTACTCAAAATTGCTTTTGTAATTGTATATGATACTAATGTATAATGTTTTTCGATGCTTCATGATACCTACGTGCTTACTCCAACCATTCTTTGATTATTCTTCTTTTTGATATTATTTGCCATTCTTGAAATCTTAGTCTAtctatattattataattgctTTTATGTCTGGAACaaatatacagaatatttaaatatatacatatatattatataatgcacagtacaatattttgtattaaacactattttaaatGTAGAAAAACTTATATAATGTAATTACAATCAATGTAGAAATAGTACTGTTCCAAAATAAGGAAATATTCcaatatatacacatatacaaACTACAAACTAATGTATGAAGAAGGGGTTTTCCTGTGAACTGGTTAGTGTTCATGACCAAAAAATAGTTATGACTGAACAACAGAGTCACTAGCAGGGTCGCCACCTCACTTATAGTTACtgacgaaagaaaaaaaaacatcgaCAGTTCATGCCAGCCAACATTGCAAAACATTATATGAAGTgataatatttttacagtacaTACAcagatataaattattttaaaaaattatcttatcttatccttttatgtacaatataaaaattacaaatgaCGCATGTATCTAATATACGTTATACGTCTCTGTTGAACACATACAATAAATTGCTCTAGTACATAGTCGCAAAAGTCATATGATATAAAAGGTAACTACACATAAATTAGGATTATTACGCGTTGTCTAACCTATCGTGGTTAGTGGTAATAGGTGGAATACATAATTaatgatataaaattaatttactataaaaaaatcattaataatttcTCTCTGGTGGTATCCAATTATCGTACCGAACAGGGTTGCCAAAAAAGTCATTCAGGCTAAAGCTAAGAtaataaagaagaattctttttACACCGTGTCTGGTATGGATCTACTGATGTATAATATAGTGTACGGATATAATACGGATCTGCTGGAATTGCTGCTATTACAATTACAGCATTGCTATGTTGTTTGTGGGCAGTTATGACCCTGCTACACTGTACCCCTCAGCCCCTATGTTTGGTTTTTCTTActctctcatttcctccctGATCAGAGTCAAAGAGAAAATGAGAGTggtcacgctcggggttttagtgtccctaCTATTTTGCATCATcgttttagcctggaacagaatctgcatcatctttttagcctggaacagaatctgcatcaactttttagcatggaccagaacctgcatcatctttttagcctgtattagaagctgcatcatcttttaggctggatcagagcctacatagaagagcctcttttaacatagaagtaacatccactctggcattattaggaatccgctgctaatgatgcaggtaagatgatacaggttctggtccaggctaaaaagatgatgcaggttctggtccaggctaaaaattagactaggggacaGCACTATACcgaggacactaaaatcccgggcgtgagtaTTCTCATTTCCTGTCTGTCAGAGTTTCCATCTAGTGACTTTTTTAATCGAATGTCGACAACACTGTGCCATTGTTGTTTTTATATAAACGTCAAAATCTACGTTAGTAGCACTCGGCGTTTTGCTAAAGCTGAGCGAAAGTTGTAACCTGTTTGCGATCGTTTCGCGTCAATTAAAAAAGGGAACAGGTCGGAGCTCGCATTATATTCGATCAAGAAAGTTGTTCGATTCACAAGCCATGCCTTTTCATCGTTATACACACGCAGTTCTCTGCCGTATTCCTCTTTCGCTTCGTACGAGAGGCGAGGTCACGTTAGATGAGGCTAGAACACAGCATTTGGCGCTGGCTCAACTTCTGCGAGAACTCGATATCGATGTCGTTGAAATGCCACCGGATGAAAATTCGCCGCTCTGCGTTTTCGTCGAAGATATCGCTGTCGTTTGCAACGGTATCGCGCTCATAGCACGGCCGAACGAGTCGTCTCGGATGAAAGaggtatatttttcttttcgccAACAATTTGCACCTCTTCGATTGTTTTTATGTATATACATTGAAGCGCTGAATAACCGGCATTGATTAGATTAAATTGTTGTGCGTCACAGTGAATAGTGTTGTCAGCGCGTTGGTAGCTGAAAAGGTGATGATCTAATTTTCAGATTGAGACAATTAGAGCTGTTTTAAAGAAGGAATTGGAGATTCCACTTATAGAAATTGCTGATAAAAATGCTCGTCTAGATGGGGGTGACGTGTTATTTACTGGTAAATAAATCTTCATTAATAagctaataatataataaattactattcaatattaataatattattacattacattattattattattattattattattatatttatcttttattgtaggCAGAGAATTCTTTGTTGGATTGTCCCATTATACAAATGAAGCGGGCGCAAGAGCAGTTGCAGCAGCGTTTCCAGAGTATCCTTGTGTACCTATTAAGGTtggttaatttttaattattacattaaatgtttaatgtacttcatatatatatatatatatatttcctcaaaatttatttttgtaatgCTAATCTGTACAAAAACAGTTATAACTTTTGATTGTTCTTAAAAACATACAAAAGAAGCATGAACAGTTtagtaaaatatttcttaaaataatAACATCATTTTatttgttcattaaaatttgttcaAATTCCTTCAAAGTATTTATAGTTGCATATTCATATTCTTCGTCTGTAATAAATATGGTATTATATCAAGAAACTAAAATGTATATGTGTTTTGTAATTGCTTTGCCTTGGAAAAACTTTTGggttttaaatgtttttagtgtttatatatagtatagaaaataaattagGTCAATAGAGTAAATGTGACTTGTGTAATATATGTAAAGCACAATGCGATCATTTACAAACACTAATGTAAGCTATTTGTGTTGTGTGATCTTATAAATGTGAGACTTATTATTACTTACAATTAGTAATAGCAGAGATAaaattatcaattttattataatccaCCTACATTCTATAGTTGTATCATATTTTCTTCAGTTACATGTAAAATATTTAGATAAtcctattttaatattaatgaaGTACATTTACAGCATATTTTATAGGTGTAGCGAATAATTTATACATTGGGTTCACACTATGACTAACAaactataatattaaaattatacaacTTACTTTTTCAATGTTCATTTAAGGTGGGTGATGGTGGTGAAGAGGTGATTGTGGAAAGTCTTACCTCAGCCCCACTTCAGGTTTGGGTGTACTAGATTGACTTTCTTTTGCATACTTCGTTGCAAAAAGACTTCACAATTTAGAAACACCATTTAGCACGATTTCGTCCAGTTTATTATTTATGATTAGATATTTTATATTACAGATTTAAAGAAATGCTTTCATATGGAGAATATCAATATATGTATGTGATTTATAGCTTGGTGCAGTTTAGCACACGGAACACATACACTTATGTACAGAAATATACATTTTACTTTTATATTTGCAcacacttaaccctttgcactcctttGTCGAGTGCGACtcgacatttaacaggtgtttacaaaattccggagtgcaaaggTTTTAAGATTTGAATCTACTCGCATAAGTATGCCATGCTGTTGAATCGATTATTGTCaaagaaatattataatttttcaaaagatTTCATTTATTCTTTGCATTATACAGTTTCTATCTATGTatactaactaaaaatctcagTGACCGATCAAgattgcattattttttatattattgtcACAGTCAAAACACATAAGTTAATATATTAGTATGCACATACTGCTGGAACAAATATAATGGTTCTTTTACAAAATGTATTGTGTTAATATTCTCTCATTTGAAGTGTTATATTTGAGTACTAAACCACAAATAAcattttagaaaataattatatttgtttcattgacaaataatgaaactttgCTTCAATATTTTAGTTAATGCAATGCTATAAAATTATTGGATAGATTGAATAATTTTGATTTGTTAGTACACGCATCATGTTTAAATATTACAGGAAGTGGCTTATGAGAAATCCTATGCTTATatcataaatataattatttgattGTAATGAAAAGTATGATTTTTTGTAGGATGTACATACTTGAGATAAGGAAGATATTACTAACAAATATGCAAATAAAACTTAATTATGTACACATTGGATACACAAAGTATCTAATTATTTGAGAGCGAATGCATATGGTTCTCACCAAATGATTTCCTTACAGGTTGCTGAATCCAAACGACTCAAAGCTTTAGTTACAATGGCTGGCCCAGACATTATTTGTGTTGGTGCAGGAAAAGAATCACAAGAAGTCTTAAAGGTAACTATGTAATTTCAATCGTAAAATTTCGTATCATAAAATTTGTACTTATAAAGAAACTATTCTTATTTAAATTCTAATACTTCTTGTAATACTATTTACTTATTCTAATACTATTTGTTATACAGAGAATCGAAAGGGAGGCAACATACAACTATCAAACTTTTACTGTGCCTGAAGATGTTGCCGCCAATGTGCTTTACGTAAATGGAACGTTAATTCACCGATCAGAAGATGAGATTCCACAATCAAGTAAAGTGTTCGCAGAGAAAATTGACTTTCCTACCAGATCGTTGCATATGTCAGAATTAGCAAAGGTCAGTTCTGGTTTAACATCTTGTTGTTTATTGGTACGTAGACCTAGACATATTCGCAGTATCTAAACCAAATATGTGAATTTAATCGAGACTAGCAAACGTGTTCAATTGCTAGTATTAAACGTTGATAAAAATCAAgtttaaatatttctaataaGAAATATTACCAAAATgctgtgcaaaaaaaaaaactataataTTGACGTAACAATTACGTCGCCCTAAAACTACTttaatgaacaaaaaaaaacttattttataattattttataaaaagattataattctatataattatatagaaaagattttataattaaaaagattaatatatttgatttttaatgtatttacaatagagaataatatattgaAACAATAATAGTTTACCTAATTTTTAGACTTACATACAGTCATGATCTTTATCTTGCCAttcgtgtaaaaaaatattttgttctgaTATTTTTCCAGTTTGTTATGGCAGCATTTGTGTATATACGACAaagtatattattttattgttaataatatttttttatttcttttttcgtgCTTACAAACATATTCtatcattgtttttatttttgattttatattttatgctTCACGATGGTAACATATGTTTAACTTCCAATATATACAATAAATTCGATATCAAAATATAAGAGTCATTAATACTGCACAAAATTTCTCCTTTACAAGAACTTGTGACatttaaaaagttgattatAGCTTATAAGCTATACAAACGAACAAAAACGATTTTCTATTATagcacaaaaacaaacaaaatcatAAACTGAATGATATTATACAATCTCGGAGTATAGTTAATGTCTTCTACTTTTGATATATTATGTTATACAATTAGAAATTAATCATCAGTATTCTCACACCTTCAAATGCATTTGCTACTAGTCTATAAATCGTGTTCACCAAACTATTCAAATAGAGTTCTTCTATTATTCAATAATATACTATAaagttaataatatataaaagcGGTAATAATTAAGAGTTAATGAGCTGATTCACATTAAAGCAAAGTTACACAATTAAGAGTTTACTGAACAGAAAGAAAGCAAGAAATCTATATAGATTTAGTAAACCTGATAAATACATATACACAATATACATATAGTATGGCAAGCTTGATGTGTTTTGGCAAATTTACAATGTCTGTAAGATACAGTTTAAAATAATACTCTGCAATGGTTTCTTGGTGTTTTTAAAGTCACGACAATATTTAAGTAATTTTATTACacttttgtacaatttgatatgcatatttttgcaataatttGTTCAGCGATCATTTCATTGttgacattttttctttttttttgaagCATTTTCTAATATGAAAGTATTTTAAGAATGCATTTTACGGTAAATATTTCACACTTCGTACTATTAGATTTAGTACCATTCTCTGTAATTTTTTTGCAAGTATTCCAAATTGTATAAGACTACAAAGTTGTAAACAAAATAAAAGGTATGTGCTAGACGTTATAGTCCagtttttactaattattactACCCTTATAAATGGAAGAACACTCGTACTAATATTTAATATCAGCTTAATTATTACAGTAGGTGACttatttaaaaatgttctcACAAAACACACGCAACATTTCATCAAATGAGTGACTTAATATAAAATCTGGaatgttattaaaatttaaactttcGTACAGAATTTCAtaatgagataaaaataaaCACCACTTTTAACCCCTCTATTAAACCTAAGACTAGTAGTATTCCTTTCAAATTTGGTCACAAATACATTCATATTTGCTTATATTTATTCAAACTGTTTTGGAAAAGTTTTCTTTATAAAGTGAAATGATTGTCTGCATTTGAATACTGAAATGCATTATCTAAGTTCTGAACAATTCTAAGCAAATATGTAGACTATAATATTGTTGATCGTAGTGTATTACATATATCGCATTTTCCTTTATTTTAAGTATTTATGGAgacataattaattttatttttataactgATGGATGGAGAACACTGTTTAGAAATTTAGGAACAATTGTTCTGGCAAATATgtgtttaaaaaaataacaGTCTTGGTGTATTTATTATGATTGAACAGATTTAGATATTATGTAGTCCCTTGGTAAACTCACACTCTTAATTACTAACTCATTCAAATACGTGCCTTTTCGTTCATAAAGGCACCGTTATTTTTATACATCATCAggttatttttctctttttattaaACCACTTTTTTACGCATGTGTAATGTTTAAGTCATTATTAAAAGAGTACTAACTAATTTCGGTAATCGACTTCCACTGGAAAAGTTTTTCGTACACAAATCTGCTTACATATTCTTTCTTTGGCGTCATTAAGAGTAAAATGTTAGAACAGACGTATGGTTCCCTCGAACCAGTAAAAACGGCGGCATATCACGCGTTAAAGTCTCCAGCCAAGCCATATAAAGAGGTGCTGATACAGCACCCTTGCGTGGCATTGGTAATGTCCTAAAAATAGAttcaataaaatagaaaatacaccTAAGCATATTGTTTACAAGTAAATTATAAAAGTCTTTTAGAACTGTTTCACTTACATAACAACTAAATTAGCTTCCATGGAATTTTCAAGTAACAATTCTCTTAAACGCAAATGCctatttgttttttctttcatGGCGAGTAGCTCAGAATCTTTAATAACATCTGAaagtaattaataaatcatttaaACCTCTTTTAATCGCAGAATATCAATGTAATTTTATAATGTTTAAATAACAAACCGTCATCTGTTGCTTTCGGATCGTCCGTTTGATGAAAATTGACTATTAAcgaattaaagaaatttttcgtaCTATCTTGTGCTGGTTTTGAAATGTCTGGTATAACTTTCAAAGCAGAGTAGTCTATCCGGAATTTTGATAAAAGACTCGCCATGCTAAAATTACGTATAAAGGTAATATTAACCATTTCGTTTGTTTACCGTTATCTATACAGTCTACGGACATCACGACTTACTTTCTTTGCTCATATTCGAGTTCAGAATGTTTATTGGCAAGCGCAAATACCCTCAATTTACTGTTAGACCAATTTCGTCTTGTGCTAATAATGTACGGCAACAAAAGGGTTAAACCACCGTCATCGTACAACCACCATACGTCTATGGTGCCCTTTTTCTGTTTACGCTGGAATTTTGTCACAGCGTTAAGTATGTCTTTCGCCACAGGTATAATATTCGGCCGAGTTTCCCGTTGATCTTCTGCTGTTGGATTAGGGTATTCGTTGATCATTTTAGCTCGCCTTGGTGCCGGACTGCCGGGTATTGAAATATCTGACGTGCTACTGGCTGTCAAAAAGAAATGTTAATTGTTTAACGAATACTCAAACGTTGATTAATTCAGGTTACAAATATGTTGCGAACCTTGGCTAAGTTGTGAGAAACTTTGATTTGCTGGTATCGAAGATGTCGCATTTTTTTTCTGTTCCTCAATGTCACTTACGAGAGTACCATAATCTAAACCTTCGCTTATACGGAGGAGTGCGACCGCTATATGCATATCCAACGCTTTACTAGATAGATAACACACAAAGATAATTGTGAGAAATAGTTCACTAATGAATATTAagatttataatatataatgcCCCTCAATGGTCCACTTTGTTTATCAATCGGTCTTATCATTTTTGTAGTGTGATTCATTGAGAGACATCGATTGTTATGATTCCGTTTaatacgttactttataaaaatactaaCTGCATTACGTTAAAGTACATATTCAAATTTTCCCGTGGGCACGTGGCCCAGTCCTGTTTATAACCCATCAATAAAATGTTAGGTTTCATTTTTCCTAAACCAGCTGCTTGCAAAAGGGAAGTAGTACCATCTTGGAAGTTTGCGCCGTCTACCAATGAATAAAATGCTTTAATCTTGTTTCCTCTGAACCAAGAAGTACATTTTGTGATCATGGAATTGcgtgttttatatgaaattggTGTCTGAAATACGATAAAACAATTTTCTTATACTTtaaacatacgatattatgtcAGGCACACTTTAACGGAATTAACCATTTACCTCTAATATGTGACCACAAATGAATAAACTATTGTTCTTGGTAATGTGATGTGCAAAATCAACGAGCGATGATCTTGCGCTTGGCATGCCGGTGAGTACCAAAAGCTGAGgtctataatttttcacatgtTCTTCGACTCTGTCTAATTGTTGAACAGCGGTTAGCGCATTATTGTACGTTTGTGCTTGTGTGGTTGATCCCCAATTTACATCTGTAGAACAATGTTAGTTTtcagaggtgtgcgagaaccggACAATGCTGGGTACCCAATGATCGGGATGGGTCGGGTTCTCGAGAAGTTCTCGACCTGTCCTGACCAGACATTTTTGgattctcgcacacttctatTAGTTTTATATTCCCAATAAAAGAACAAAATATTAGGTAGATGAAGTTATACCTGGTTTTCTGTAGGAGACCACTAGATATAGAGCTAGAACCACACACAAAGTAATTAGAGCTGTCCACCATGAGATCAGGAACATTACAGAGACGCAAAGAATAGAACCGGCGAGACTTAGCCACATATTGTAATACTGAAACACACAAATGTTTGAATAACTACTTTTTTTAAATCAGTGATATTGATATGTTTACGAAATGATATAATAAACAATTATACCTTAAATGTCGGTCGCCAACCAATTGGTTTAGCCAGCGAAGCGTGGAACGTGCTAAAATTGATTAGGGTATAGGCAGCCAAAAAAAAGTTTGAGATCAACGGAGCTATGGCATTTAATTCGCCTGAAAAACGAGAACAATCGAGAATTACTAGAGTGCGGATTTTGTTTTCTATTTATTGTCTAATATTACTAAATGGTTAGTAGTCAAAACCGTAATATTTACCAATTAAGATGAAACCGACAGCAATTATAAACGTAAGGAAATAGCCACGAATCGGTTCCTTATCCTTCTCACCGCTGAACCATGCTATTCCAGGATACAACTTATCAAGGCAAAGAGCTTGAAACACTTTTGGTGCTGAAACCAACGATGCTAAGGCACTTGATAATGTAGCTGCGAAGCATCCAGCATAAATGATTGGACCAAACACGGAGACCAATTCTATCACCTAAACAATGCGATTCGACTATGACAAATGTGCATGATTTTAAGCATTTACACACTACATTTGTAGTATCTGATCATACCTGAAAGCTATTGTGGCTACCATAAGAACAGTTGCCTGTACAATTAAACTTTGTACCGTATATACTCCAAACTATTTGATCGGAATCCGCGGCAACTGTTGTTGTCGTCTCTGTAGTTTCATTGCTCGAGTTGAAAGTTGCTATGGCCGTATATGAACTGTTGAACACGTTCCATAGATCGTTAACGTCGCCAGACGCGTCTCTTATTACTGTGCCTCCTACCATTAGAGCCATGAGAAAGTAAGAAATTGTTGTTAAAAGTATAGCCAACAATGTACCCTTCGGTATTGCCGTTTGCGGATCCTATtgacaatacaaatattaattgCATGAGTGAAATGATCTTCCACTATTATTTAAATACTACACGTAAAACAGTGTGCTCAGCAACAAGTGGGGAAAAAGTTGTTTTTCTTcatgaaaatatgaaacaaaaatcAAGTGTAAACAATTGTAGTTTCTGTTTCGTTTTATTGATAGACCAGAATTGTTTAACAAAGATTGTACACGTGTATCTGGTGTGATAGTAGTTGTACAGTCTTTGTCAACAATTCTTCATACATTGACTGTACATTTATGCAAACTTTTTAAACAGTTTTCTGATCGCTGGAGTCTACATAATTATTAGTAATGTGAAAACACTTTTTActggattt is a window of Halictus rubicundus isolate RS-2024b chromosome 4, iyHalRubi1_principal, whole genome shotgun sequence DNA encoding:
- the LOC143353218 gene encoding N(G),N(G)-dimethylarginine dimethylaminohydrolase 1 isoform X1; amino-acid sequence: MPFHRYTHAVLCRIPLSLRTRGEVTLDEARTQHLALAQLLRELDIDVVEMPPDENSPLCVFVEDIAVVCNGIALIARPNESSRMKEIETIRAVLKKELEIPLIEIADKNARLDGGDVLFTGREFFVGLSHYTNEAGARAVAAAFPEYPCVPIKVGDGGEEVIVESLTSAPLQVAESKRLKALVTMAGPDIICVGAGKESQEVLKRIEREATYNYQTFTVPEDVAANVLYVNGTLIHRSEDEIPQSSKVFAEKIDFPTRSLHMSELAKVSSGLTSCCLLVRRPRHIRSI
- the LOC143353218 gene encoding N(G),N(G)-dimethylarginine dimethylaminohydrolase 1 isoform X2 → MPFHRYTHAVLCRIPLSLRTRGEVTLDEARTQHLALAQLLRELDIDVVEMPPDENSPLCVFVEDIAVVCNGIALIARPNESSRMKEIETIRAVLKKELEIPLIEIADKNARLDGGDVLFTGREFFVGLSHYTNEAGARAVAAAFPEYPCVPIKVAESKRLKALVTMAGPDIICVGAGKESQEVLKRIEREATYNYQTFTVPEDVAANVLYVNGTLIHRSEDEIPQSSKVFAEKIDFPTRSLHMSELAKVSSGLTSCCLLVRRPRHIRSI
- the Ncc69 gene encoding sodium chloride cotransporter 69; protein product: MAQENGINGDTDSETVELNPLRRTRFHVNRVDSLEGRASLLGEQETKKSLRHMTREALPRLDNYRNIMSIQAAHRPSLDELHNPTLLNKGSGSHTLPIAHLKPPTSGFKFGWIQGVLLRCLLNIWGVMLFLRLSWVVAQAGTGQAILLIFTTTAVTTITSLSMSAISTNGLIKGGGTYYMISRSLGPEFGGAIGLIFSLANAVACAMYVVGFCESMVDCLKANGICIVDCDNTDIRIIGCITIVLLLLIVMIGLEWEAKAQIGLLVILLVAIADFIIGTFVGPKDDEEKAKGFIGYNGDLFKQNFYSDYRYYEGVEHNFFSVLAIFFPAATGILAGANISGDLKDPQTAIPKGTLLAILLTTISYFLMALMVGGTVIRDASGDVNDLWNVFNSSYTAIATFNSSNETTETTTTVAADSDQIVWSIYGTKFNCTGNCSYGSHNSFQVIELVSVFGPIIYAGCFAATLSSALASLVSAPKVFQALCLDKLYPGIAWFSGEKDKEPIRGYFLTFIIAVGFILIGELNAIAPLISNFFLAAYTLINFSTFHASLAKPIGWRPTFKYYNMWLSLAGSILCVSVMFLISWWTALITLCVVLALYLVVSYRKPDVNWGSTTQAQTYNNALTAVQQLDRVEEHVKNYRPQLLVLTGMPSARSSLVDFAHHITKNNSLFICGHILETPISYKTRNSMITKCTSWFRGNKIKAFYSLVDGANFQDGTTSLLQAAGLGKMKPNILLMGYKQDWATCPRENLNMYFNVMHKALDMHIAVALLRISEGLDYGTLVSDIEEQKKNATSSIPANQSFSQLSQASSTSDISIPGSPAPRRAKMINEYPNPTAEDQRETRPNIIPVAKDILNAVTKFQRKQKKGTIDVWWLYDDGGLTLLLPYIISTRRNWSNSKLRVFALANKHSELEYEQRNMASLLSKFRIDYSALKVIPDISKPAQDSTKNFFNSLIVNFHQTDDPKATDDDVIKDSELLAMKEKTNRHLRLRELLLENSMEANLVVMTLPMPRKGAVSAPLYMAWLETLTRDMPPFLLVRGNHTSVLTFYS